A stretch of Palaemon carinicauda isolate YSFRI2023 chromosome 34, ASM3689809v2, whole genome shotgun sequence DNA encodes these proteins:
- the LOC137626660 gene encoding compound eye opsin BCRH1-like produces MANLTIGPHAASYSQDASFGYPAGVTIVDFVPEHIKHMVHQHWYSFPPVNPMWHYLLGVMYMILGFFSITGNGLVIYLYIKSKELKTPANLLIVNLSLSDLIMLTTNFPAFTYNCFNGGKWMFSPFFCELYAALGAVTGVCSIWSLVMISYDRYNIICNSFNGPKLTQGKAIGLCLFCWAMAIGWALPPFFGWGKYIPEGILDSCSYDYLSQDFNTKSYNMAIFFFDFIFPGSIVVFSYVFIVKAIFAHEKAMREQAKKMNVTTLRTNEAEQQSAEVRIAKTAICNVCLWVICWTPYAAITVQGVSGSYENITPLVTMLPALLAKSASCYNPFVYAISHPKFRLAITKHMPWFCVHETERKSSDSDAQSNNTVVNDKA; encoded by the exons aTGGCTAATTTAACCATTGGTCCTCATGCGGCATCTTACAG tcAAGATGCTTCGTTCGGCTACCCGGCCGGCGTTACGATTGTGGACTTTGTTCCTGAACACATCAAGCACATGGTCCACCAGCACTGGTATAGTTTCCCTCCCGTCAATCCCATGTGGCACTATCTCCTCGGAGTTATGTACATGATCCTCGGGTTCTTCTCCATTACAGGCAATGGCCTTGTGATCTACCTCTACATCAAGAGCAAG GAACTGAAGACACCTGCCAATCTGCTCATAGTCAACCTCTCTCTTTCTGATCTCATCATGTTGACAACAAACTTCCCTGCTTTCACATACAACTGTTTCAATGGTGGCAAGTGGATGTTCAGCCCATTCTTCTGTGAACTCTACGCTGCGCTGG GTGCTGTGACTGGTGTCTGCAGCATTTGGTCCCTGGTGATGATTTCCTACGACAGGTACAACATCATTTGCAATTCCTTCAATGGTCCCAAGCTTACCCAAGGCAAGGCCATTGGTTTGTGCCTGTTCTGCTGGGCCATGGCTATCGGCTGGGCCCTTCCTCCATTCTTCGGATGGGGCAAGTATATCCCTGAAGGAATCTTGGACTCCTGCAGTTACGACTACCTCAGCCAGGACTTCAAC ACCAAGAGCTACAACATGGCCATCTTCTTCTTTGACTTCATCTTCCCTGGATCCATTGTCGTTTTCTCCTACGTTTTCATCGTGAAGGCCATCTTCGCTCACGAAAAGGCCATGAGGGAACAGGCTAAGAAGATGAATGTCACCACCCTTCGCACAAAT GAAGCCGAACAACAGAGTGCTGAAGTGCGTATTGCCAAGACCGCCATTTGCAATGTATGTCTTTGGGTCATCTGCTGGACACCTTATGCAGCCATTACTGTTCAG GGAGTGTCTGGAAGCTATGAAAACATCACTCCTCTGGTAACTATGTTGCCGGCTCTTTTGGCTAAGTCTGCGTCTTGCTACAATCCATTCGTCTATGCCATCAGCCATCCCAAATTCCGTTTG GCTATCACCAAACACATGCCATGGTTCTGCGTCCACGAGACTGAACGAAAGTCATCAGACAGCGACGCACAGTCTAACAACACAGTGGTTAACGATAAGgcttaa
- the LOC137626661 gene encoding compound eye opsin BCRH1-like isoform X2 has protein sequence MSQDATFGYPAGVTLVDFVPEEIKHMVHQHWYSFPPVNPMWHYLLGVIYIFLGFFSIMGNGIVIYLYFKCKELRSPTNMLILNLSISDMIMLTSNFPPFAYNCFMGGKWMFSAFFCELYAALGAVTGVCSIWTLVMISYDRYNIICNSFNGPKLTQGKAMAMCLYCWAMAIGWCLPPFFGWGKYIPEGILDSCSYDYISQDFNTKSYNMCIIFFDFVFPATIIVFSYVFIVKAIFAHEKSMREQAKKMNVANLRSNEADTQRAEIRIAKTAICNVTLWLCCWVPYASITIQGVSGHYENITPLVTLLPALLAKSASCYNPFVYAISHPKFRLAITKHLPWFCIHEVERKYDDNQSNSTVTNEKA, from the exons atgaG CCAAGATGCCACCTTCGGCTACCCAGCAGGTGTCACCCTTGTGGACTTCGTCCCTGAAGAGATCAAACATATGGTTCACCAACACTGGTACAGCTTTCCTCCTGTGAACCCAATGTGGCATTACCTTCTAGGAGTTATTTACATATTCCTTGGCTTCTTTTCCATAATGGGCAATGGAATTGTCATTTATCTCTACTTCAAGTGTAAG gaatTGAGGTCACCCACCAACATGCTGATTCTCAACCTTTCCATCTCCGATATGATCATGTTGACGAGCAACTTCCCTCCATTTGCGTACAATTGTTTCATGGGCGGGAAATGGATGTTCAGCGCGTTCTTCTGCGAGCTCTACGCTGCTCTCG GTGCTGTGACCGGTGTCTGCAGTATTTGGACACTTGTGATGATATCCTATGACAGATACAACATCATCTGCAACTCCTTCAATGGACCTAAGCTGACCCAGGGTAAAGCTATGGCAATGTGCCTCTATTGCTGGGCCATGGCTATTGGCTGGTGTCTCCCACCCTTCTTCGGATGGGGCAAGTACATTCCTGAAGGAATCTTGGACTCCTGCAGCTACGATTACATCTCCCAGGATTTCAAC accaAGAGCTACAACATGTGCATCATCTTCTTTGACTTTGTTTTCCCCGCCACCATCATCGTGTTCTCGTACGTTTTCATTGTGAAAGCCATCTTTGCACACGAGAAGTCAATGAGGGAACAGGCCAAGAAGATGAACGTCGCTAACCTGAGATCTAAC GAAGCTGATACCCAGCGTGCTGAAATCCGTATTGCCAAAACAGCCATCTGCAATGTCACTCTCTGGCTTTGTTGTTGGGTTCCATATGCTTCTATTACCATCCAG GGTGTGTCTGGACACTATGAGAACATCACCCCTCTGGTGACCTTGTTGCCAGCTCTTCTGGCTAAGTCCGCATCCTGCTACAATCCCTTCGTGTACGCCATCAGCCATCCTAAATTCCGCCTG GCCATTACGAAGCACTTGCCTTGGTTCTGCATTCACGAGGTGGAACGAAAGTATGATGATAACCAGTCTAATTCTACTGTCACTAACGAGAAGGCTTAA
- the LOC137626661 gene encoding compound eye opsin BCRH1-like isoform X1, which translates to MANATGPSVAFYGQDATFGYPAGVTLVDFVPEEIKHMVHQHWYSFPPVNPMWHYLLGVIYIFLGFFSIMGNGIVIYLYFKCKELRSPTNMLILNLSISDMIMLTSNFPPFAYNCFMGGKWMFSAFFCELYAALGAVTGVCSIWTLVMISYDRYNIICNSFNGPKLTQGKAMAMCLYCWAMAIGWCLPPFFGWGKYIPEGILDSCSYDYISQDFNTKSYNMCIIFFDFVFPATIIVFSYVFIVKAIFAHEKSMREQAKKMNVANLRSNEADTQRAEIRIAKTAICNVTLWLCCWVPYASITIQGVSGHYENITPLVTLLPALLAKSASCYNPFVYAISHPKFRLAITKHLPWFCIHEVERKYDDNQSNSTVTNEKA; encoded by the exons ATGGCAAACGCGACAGGACCTTCTGTAGCTTTCTACGG CCAAGATGCCACCTTCGGCTACCCAGCAGGTGTCACCCTTGTGGACTTCGTCCCTGAAGAGATCAAACATATGGTTCACCAACACTGGTACAGCTTTCCTCCTGTGAACCCAATGTGGCATTACCTTCTAGGAGTTATTTACATATTCCTTGGCTTCTTTTCCATAATGGGCAATGGAATTGTCATTTATCTCTACTTCAAGTGTAAG gaatTGAGGTCACCCACCAACATGCTGATTCTCAACCTTTCCATCTCCGATATGATCATGTTGACGAGCAACTTCCCTCCATTTGCGTACAATTGTTTCATGGGCGGGAAATGGATGTTCAGCGCGTTCTTCTGCGAGCTCTACGCTGCTCTCG GTGCTGTGACCGGTGTCTGCAGTATTTGGACACTTGTGATGATATCCTATGACAGATACAACATCATCTGCAACTCCTTCAATGGACCTAAGCTGACCCAGGGTAAAGCTATGGCAATGTGCCTCTATTGCTGGGCCATGGCTATTGGCTGGTGTCTCCCACCCTTCTTCGGATGGGGCAAGTACATTCCTGAAGGAATCTTGGACTCCTGCAGCTACGATTACATCTCCCAGGATTTCAAC accaAGAGCTACAACATGTGCATCATCTTCTTTGACTTTGTTTTCCCCGCCACCATCATCGTGTTCTCGTACGTTTTCATTGTGAAAGCCATCTTTGCACACGAGAAGTCAATGAGGGAACAGGCCAAGAAGATGAACGTCGCTAACCTGAGATCTAAC GAAGCTGATACCCAGCGTGCTGAAATCCGTATTGCCAAAACAGCCATCTGCAATGTCACTCTCTGGCTTTGTTGTTGGGTTCCATATGCTTCTATTACCATCCAG GGTGTGTCTGGACACTATGAGAACATCACCCCTCTGGTGACCTTGTTGCCAGCTCTTCTGGCTAAGTCCGCATCCTGCTACAATCCCTTCGTGTACGCCATCAGCCATCCTAAATTCCGCCTG GCCATTACGAAGCACTTGCCTTGGTTCTGCATTCACGAGGTGGAACGAAAGTATGATGATAACCAGTCTAATTCTACTGTCACTAACGAGAAGGCTTAA
- the LOC137626662 gene encoding compound eye opsin BCRH1-like has translation MAVNNTRPALAYYGQDASFGYPAGMTVVDFVPEEIRHMVHEHWHSFPPVNPMWHYLLGVIYIFLGFFSIMGNLLVIHLYFKAKFLQTPANLLIVNLAVSDMIMLTTNFPPFTYNCFMGGRWMFSAFYCQLYAALGAVTGVCSIWSLVMISYDRYNIICNSFNGPKLTMGKARLMCLVCWAMAIGWALPPFFGWGKYMPEGILDSCSYDYISQDFNTKSYNICIIFFDFCFPAIIIIGSYIFIVKAIFAHEATMREQAKKMNVANLRSNETESQRAEVRIAKTAIANVTLWLCCWTPYAIITIQGVSGNFANITPLVTMLPALLAKSASCYNPFVYAISHPKFRLAITKYMPWFCVHEQEKKCDETQSSSTEENEKA, from the exons ATGGCAGTGAACAATACAAGGCCAGCACTCGCCTATTATGG GCAAGATGCCTCGTTCGGATACCCAGCCGGGATGACGGTAGTGGACTTCGTCCCTGAAGAGATCAGGCACATGGTCCACGAACACTGGCACAGCTTCCCACCTGTCAACCCAATGTGGCATTACCTGTTAGGTGTAATCTACATTTTTCTAGGTTTCTTCTCCATCATGGGCAATTTGTTGGTCATCCACCTGTACTTCAAAGCAAAG TTTCTTCAGACCCCTGCGAATTTGTTGATTGTGAACTTAGCCGTGTCTGACATGATCATGTTGACCACCAACTTCCCTCCTTTCACTTACAACTGCTTCATGGGTGGACGTTGGATGTTCAGCGCCTTCTACTGCCAGCTCTACGCTGCCCTCG GTGCCGTGACTGGCGTTTGCAGCATCTGGTCTCTTGTGATGATCTCCTACGACAGGTATAACATCATCTGCAATTCTTTCAATGGCCCTAAACTGACTATGGGTAAGGCTAGACTGATGTGTCTCGTCTGCTGGGCAATGGCCATCGGCTGGGCTCTTCCCCCATTTTTCGGCTGGGGAAAATACATGCCTGAAGGAATCCTGGACTCCTGCAGTTACGACTACATTTCCCAGGACTTCAAC ACCAAGAGCTACAACATATGCATCATCTTCTTCGATTTCTGCTTCCCAGCAATAATTATCATAGGATCTTACATCTTCATCGTGAAGGCCATCTTCGCGCATGAAGCCACTATGCGTGAGCAGGCTAAGAAGATGAACGTTGCTAACCTTCGTTCCAAT GAAACTGAGTCCCAGCGAGCTGAAGTTCGCATTGCCAAGACAGCCATCGCCAACGTCACCCTGTGGCTCTGCTGCTGGACCCCGTATGCCATAATCACTATTCAG GGTGTCTCTGGAAACTTCGCGAATATCACCCCACTGGTGACAATGCTTCCTGCCCTCTTGGCCAAGAGCGCCTCCTGCTACAACCCATTCGTGTACGCCATCAGCCATCCCAAGTTCCGCTTG GCCATCACCAAATACATGCCTTGGTTCTGCGTCCACGAACAGGAGAAGAAGTGCGATGAGACCCAGTCGTCTAGTACGGAGGAAAACGAAAAGGCCTAA